A DNA window from Pirellulales bacterium contains the following coding sequences:
- a CDS encoding peptide chain release factor-like protein encodes MSRSVELTDAELIAACDVRRTRASGPGGQHRNKVETAVVLTHRESGIVAEANERRSQAENLARALFRLRLKLAVELRDASWSTPSLRWRGRVQQGRIRVNPQHPDFPPLAAEALDALAAHAWDVAAAAERLGVTASQLVKLLKLERAALERLNAARAEAGLHPLR; translated from the coding sequence ATGTCTCGCTCTGTTGAACTCACCGACGCCGAGTTGATTGCGGCGTGCGACGTGCGCCGAACACGCGCTAGCGGGCCGGGGGGGCAACATCGCAACAAGGTCGAGACGGCCGTGGTCTTGACCCATCGAGAGTCGGGGATCGTCGCCGAGGCGAACGAACGCCGCAGTCAGGCGGAAAACTTGGCCAGGGCCCTGTTCCGGCTGCGTTTGAAACTGGCCGTCGAGCTGCGCGACGCGAGTTGGTCGACGCCCTCGCTGCGGTGGCGGGGCCGAGTGCAGCAAGGCCGGATTCGCGTGAACCCCCAGCACCCGGATTTCCCGCCCTTGGCGGCCGAGGCGCTCGACGCCCTGGCTGCTCATGCGTGGGACGTCGCCGCGGCGGCCGAACGGCTTGGCGTCACCGCGAGCCAGTTGGTCAAGTTGCTCAAGCTGGAACGCGCGGCGCTTGAGCGGCTCAACGCCGCCCGAGCGGAGGCGGGACTGCATCCGCTGCGGTGA
- a CDS encoding DUF1598 domain-containing protein, with protein MSSYVRSSVLGRVVGGALVAAMIALAPAATWAQFGSGGGGGGGGGQFGGAGGSGGGQFGSGGGTIGTGPLSGVAVDADGVVRSLTDVDPTGQLMIMRAQQAVAKLEGKLARPSQLRKVSLTRLVRLVNQSIAEGHGPDDVMKHLAGLTRIQYVFYYPDTKDVVLAGPAEGWFETPAGRVIGLETGRPTMELQDLAAALRVFAPESQGSSFVYCSIDPTQDGLARMQEFLGQVGRTINFNDEEMIVEGLQDSLGMQTITVGGVPANTHFAQVMVEADYRMKLIGIGLERPPVRIASFVSLANAATIARNALQRWYFVPNYQRIKVSEDKNAAEFVGNGVKLVGEDEVVDASGGRAGTQGQSGASQKFTRGFTERYPQLAEMEPVYGQLRNCIDMLIAAAFIKHQGYYEAAGLSLGALGDESQYKLESYNAPKHVATAVNAMWKGNRLLTPVGGGVEIRAEQAIDPANMLSDDGSAAKARDEIDLKDLPADQWWWD; from the coding sequence ATGTCGTCGTATGTTCGTTCGTCGGTTCTCGGTCGGGTTGTCGGCGGAGCGCTGGTTGCCGCGATGATCGCCCTGGCTCCTGCCGCGACGTGGGCCCAGTTCGGCTCCGGCGGCGGCGGCGGCGGCGGCGGCGGTCAGTTCGGCGGCGCCGGCGGCAGCGGCGGCGGTCAGTTCGGCTCCGGCGGCGGCACGATCGGCACGGGCCCCTTGTCCGGCGTCGCGGTCGACGCCGACGGCGTCGTGCGCAGTCTCACCGACGTCGATCCCACCGGCCAACTCATGATCATGCGGGCCCAGCAGGCCGTCGCCAAGCTCGAGGGCAAATTGGCTCGCCCCAGCCAACTGCGCAAGGTCTCGCTGACGCGGCTCGTGCGACTCGTCAATCAGTCGATCGCCGAGGGCCATGGCCCCGACGACGTGATGAAGCACCTCGCCGGCCTGACCCGCATCCAGTACGTGTTTTATTACCCCGATACGAAGGACGTCGTCCTGGCCGGTCCTGCCGAGGGTTGGTTCGAAACCCCCGCGGGTCGGGTCATCGGTCTGGAGACCGGCCGCCCGACGATGGAACTGCAGGACCTCGCGGCGGCGCTCCGCGTCTTCGCCCCCGAGAGCCAGGGAAGCTCGTTCGTCTACTGCTCGATCGACCCCACGCAGGACGGGCTCGCCCGCATGCAGGAGTTCCTCGGCCAAGTCGGCCGCACGATCAATTTCAACGATGAGGAGATGATCGTCGAGGGGCTGCAGGACAGCCTCGGCATGCAGACGATCACCGTCGGAGGGGTCCCGGCGAACACCCATTTCGCCCAGGTGATGGTCGAGGCCGATTATCGGATGAAGCTGATCGGCATCGGGCTTGAACGGCCGCCGGTGCGGATCGCCAGCTTCGTGTCGCTGGCCAACGCCGCGACGATCGCCCGCAACGCCCTGCAGCGGTGGTACTTCGTTCCCAATTACCAACGGATCAAGGTCAGCGAAGACAAGAACGCCGCCGAGTTCGTCGGCAACGGCGTGAAGCTTGTCGGCGAGGACGAAGTCGTCGACGCCAGCGGCGGTCGCGCCGGAACGCAAGGCCAGAGCGGAGCCAGCCAGAAGTTCACTCGCGGCTTTACCGAGCGGTATCCGCAGCTCGCCGAGATGGAGCCAGTCTACGGCCAGTTGCGCAACTGCATCGACATGCTGATCGCCGCGGCGTTCATCAAGCACCAGGGCTACTACGAGGCGGCTGGGCTGTCGCTAGGCGCCCTGGGCGACGAATCGCAGTACAAGCTCGAAAGCTACAACGCCCCCAAGCACGTCGCCACTGCGGTGAATGCGATGTGGAAGGGCAACCGCCTGCTGACCCCCGTCGGGGGGGGCGTCGAGATCCGCGCCGAGCAAGCGATCGACCCGGCCAACATGCTCAGCGACGACGGCTCCGCGGCGAAGGCCCGCGACGAGATCGATCTGAAGGACCTTCCCGCCGATCAGTGGTGGTGGGATTAG